Proteins from a single region of Cupriavidus sp. MP-37:
- a CDS encoding AraC family transcriptional regulator yields MFQVHAPSPSLSPYVDGYWFVQDLAGAYAGSDITTCPYPGAVLSVNFGRPNAMVGGPTVPTVSLLGFQSASRRWRSWQDTYFVMAMLSGAGLARLFPGIGPDCRDQLLDLAGYLGDRAAHALSADLSAAWMPAKVVARLEAWLLRRLSVLRAPAALSSMRAAHALLRQGRQVQEVASLMAVSRRQVNRWFEQQLGLGPKQLMDLERLQHSIQAVQRGAGDALDGYSDQAHQIRAWRRRVAQTPGAYARDGQSQLAASFAQRPAGAPAFYL; encoded by the coding sequence ATGTTCCAGGTGCATGCTCCCAGCCCATCGCTGTCGCCCTATGTCGACGGCTACTGGTTCGTGCAGGACCTGGCAGGCGCCTACGCCGGCAGCGATATCACCACCTGCCCGTATCCGGGCGCGGTGCTGTCGGTCAACTTCGGCCGTCCGAACGCGATGGTGGGCGGGCCCACCGTGCCAACGGTGTCGCTGCTTGGCTTCCAGTCGGCCAGCCGGCGCTGGCGCTCGTGGCAGGACACGTATTTCGTCATGGCGATGCTGAGCGGCGCCGGCCTGGCGCGGCTGTTTCCCGGCATCGGGCCTGACTGCAGGGACCAGTTGCTGGATCTGGCCGGATACCTGGGAGACCGGGCCGCCCATGCGCTCAGCGCCGACCTGAGTGCCGCCTGGATGCCGGCGAAGGTCGTCGCCAGGCTGGAGGCATGGTTGCTGCGGCGGCTGTCTGTGCTGCGGGCGCCGGCGGCGCTGTCGTCGATGCGCGCGGCCCACGCGCTGTTGCGCCAGGGGCGGCAGGTGCAGGAAGTCGCCAGCCTGATGGCGGTCAGCCGGCGGCAGGTGAACCGCTGGTTCGAGCAGCAGCTGGGGCTGGGGCCGAAGCAGCTGATGGACCTGGAGCGCCTGCAGCACAGCATCCAGGCGGTCCAGCGCGGCGCGGGCGACGCGCTCGACGGCTACAGCGACCAGGCCCACCAGATCCGCGCGTGGCGCCGGCGCGTGGCGCAGACCCCGGGCGCCTATGCGCGCGACGGGCAATCGCAGCTGGCTGCGTCGTTCGCGCAGCGTCCGGCCGGCGCGCCTGCCTTCTACCTCTGA
- a CDS encoding RNA polymerase factor sigma-70: protein MMTLTDPGLRPSPVLAGDSLLGLFVANRRALVGAAARIVGTRDQAEDVVQDAFLRLRGMADEPSIRCRLSYLFQVVRNLAIDTYRRQTLEQKWMAPEDEGINAPSPTTTPDIIAMDRQALCALAGALAELPERTQRAFEMCRLQGMTQKEIASELGVSPTLVNFMVRDACIHCRARLTRQQAI, encoded by the coding sequence ATGATGACCCTGACCGATCCAGGCCTACGCCCCTCCCCCGTCCTGGCAGGCGACTCGCTGCTAGGATTGTTCGTAGCCAACCGGCGCGCGCTGGTCGGTGCCGCGGCGCGCATCGTCGGCACGCGCGACCAGGCCGAGGACGTGGTCCAGGACGCCTTCCTGCGCCTGCGCGGCATGGCCGACGAGCCATCGATCCGCTGCCGGCTCAGCTACCTGTTCCAGGTGGTGCGCAACCTTGCCATCGATACCTACCGCCGGCAGACGCTGGAGCAGAAATGGATGGCGCCCGAAGACGAAGGCATCAACGCACCGTCGCCGACGACCACGCCCGACATCATCGCGATGGACCGCCAGGCGCTGTGCGCGCTGGCCGGCGCGCTGGCGGAGCTGCCCGAGCGCACCCAGCGCGCGTTCGAGATGTGCCGGCTGCAAGGCATGACGCAGAAGGAAATCGCGTCGGAACTGGGGGTCTCGCCGACGCTGGTGAATTTCATGGTGCGCGACGCCTGCATCCATTGCCGCGCGCGGCTGACCCGGCAACAGGCGATCTGA
- a CDS encoding 4'-phosphopantetheinyl transferase superfamily protein, with translation MACRDLSRPAFPRRIPAPLPHLSLWQVDLLDPAHAAAIAAADCLCPAEQAHCASLRQPADRRRFAGARVALRTVLAQRLGCAPSALRFRPGSHGKPYLDGPAAPAFNVAHAGDHAWIALAEAGGEVGVDIERVDPELGLAAMREIAAHCLTPRERAWLAPLPADAWPRAFFLLWTAKEALLKALGLGIADHLQHVSVVAEGPGDGLGGACRLAVVPESGQLAGHAAALARMRLYRLAAPDGYAAAMAWVPPA, from the coding sequence ATGGCATGTCGAGATCTTTCCCGTCCCGCATTTCCGCGCCGCATCCCGGCGCCGCTGCCGCACCTGTCGCTGTGGCAGGTGGATTTGCTCGATCCGGCGCACGCGGCAGCAATCGCCGCGGCCGACTGTCTTTGCCCCGCCGAGCAGGCGCACTGCGCCAGCCTGCGCCAGCCCGCTGACCGGCGGCGCTTCGCCGGCGCGCGCGTGGCGTTGCGGACCGTGCTGGCGCAGCGGCTGGGTTGCGCGCCGTCCGCGCTGCGATTCCGCCCCGGCAGCCATGGCAAGCCTTATCTCGACGGGCCCGCGGCACCGGCGTTCAACGTGGCGCATGCGGGCGACCATGCGTGGATCGCGCTGGCGGAGGCGGGCGGAGAGGTCGGCGTCGATATCGAGCGGGTGGATCCGGAGTTGGGCCTGGCGGCCATGCGCGAGATCGCAGCGCACTGCCTGACGCCGCGCGAGCGCGCATGGCTGGCGCCGCTGCCGGCAGACGCCTGGCCGCGTGCGTTCTTCCTGCTATGGACCGCCAAGGAGGCACTGCTGAAGGCGCTGGGCCTGGGCATCGCCGACCACCTGCAGCATGTGTCGGTGGTGGCGGAGGGGCCGGGAGATGGGTTGGGCGGCGCGTGCCGCCTCGCCGTGGTGCCTGAATCCGGCCAGCTCGCCGGGCATGCGGCGGCGCTGGCGCGGATGCGGTTGTACCGGCTGGCCGCTCCGGACGGCTACGCGGCGGCGATGGCCTGGGTGCCGCCCGCCTGA
- a CDS encoding dienelactone hydrolase family protein, which translates to MNAGQLPPERGFVNYTDGTTVFEGYVARPAGPASRMPCVLLAHEWSGLNAAMRRCADRFAALGYLCFAADVYGKGVRGDERGDNAHLMDPLMADRRLLRQRLLAGFEAAQRLPGADPQRMAAVGYCFGGLCALDLARAAAPGLVAAVSFHGVLQPPRLGPQGPIDASVLLLHGWEDPIAPPADVLGIATELTQAGADWQLHAYGHARHAFTFEGADFPERGIAYDAAADRRSWAACAAFLAERFALAATGTPA; encoded by the coding sequence ATGAACGCTGGACAGCTGCCGCCGGAGCGCGGCTTCGTCAACTACACCGACGGCACCACGGTCTTCGAAGGCTATGTCGCCAGGCCTGCCGGGCCGGCATCGCGCATGCCGTGCGTGCTGCTGGCCCATGAATGGAGCGGGCTTAACGCGGCGATGCGCCGCTGCGCCGACCGCTTCGCGGCGCTGGGCTATCTGTGCTTTGCCGCCGACGTGTACGGCAAGGGCGTGCGCGGCGACGAGCGCGGCGACAATGCGCACCTGATGGATCCGTTGATGGCGGACCGCCGCTTGCTGCGGCAGCGGCTGCTGGCCGGGTTCGAGGCGGCGCAGCGTTTGCCCGGTGCGGACCCACAGCGGATGGCCGCGGTGGGGTACTGCTTCGGCGGCCTGTGCGCGCTGGATCTGGCACGCGCGGCCGCGCCCGGCCTGGTGGCGGCGGTCAGCTTCCACGGCGTGCTGCAGCCACCGCGGCTCGGCCCGCAGGGGCCGATCGACGCCAGTGTCCTGTTGCTGCATGGCTGGGAAGATCCGATTGCTCCGCCCGCGGATGTGCTCGGCATCGCCACCGAACTGACGCAGGCCGGCGCCGACTGGCAGCTGCATGCCTATGGCCATGCGCGCCATGCGTTCACGTTCGAAGGCGCCGACTTTCCGGAGCGCGGCATTGCCTATGATGCCGCGGCGGACCGGCGTTCGTGGGCGGCATGCGCGGCGTTCCTGGCGGAGCGCTTCGCGCTGGCCGCGACCGGCACGCCGGCGTAG